Proteins encoded together in one Acholeplasma hippikon window:
- the pepV gene encoding dipeptidase PepV — protein sequence MNIDFKALVLKYKDQMIKDTQDLLRIDSELTTFDPERIGAPFGEGNKQALDFMLNMANKDGFRTENVDGYAGHIEFGDSEDYIGSIGHLDVVPAGTGWTYPPYGAEIHDNKIYARGAEDDKGPTMAVYYAMKILKEEGIKLSKRIKLILGIDEESGWRCVNYYFKKYPQAPVAGFISDADFPLIYAEKGITSTIIRGSFDNSVVRKIEGGLRSNMVPESARAYIVKDLAYKEKFENYLKEHNLVGKVSVDDEELILEVEGKSAHGSLPQDGVNAIHLMFNALNYMGISNEFIEFVNKYLNNDYLGVKLGIAYTDKEMGELTVNWGTLKTEGNRFEIVLNLRYPNGVNYQKDVFEHIETLLIEDYKVTVEHHQKLLYKDPNSHLIKTLMGIYKKHTGDESPAISIGGGTFARATDNVVAFGPHFPGKPTYIHQKDEFIDIDDLITATIIYTESFYELAK from the coding sequence ATGAATATCGATTTTAAAGCGTTAGTGCTTAAATATAAAGACCAAATGATTAAAGATACTCAGGACTTATTAAGAATTGATTCTGAATTAACTACATTTGATCCAGAAAGAATTGGTGCGCCTTTTGGAGAAGGAAATAAACAAGCACTTGATTTCATGCTAAATATGGCAAATAAAGATGGTTTTAGAACTGAAAATGTAGATGGGTATGCTGGTCACATTGAATTTGGTGATAGCGAAGATTACATTGGTTCAATTGGACACTTAGATGTTGTGCCTGCAGGAACTGGTTGGACTTATCCTCCATATGGTGCTGAAATTCATGATAATAAAATTTATGCTCGTGGTGCTGAAGATGATAAAGGACCTACAATGGCAGTTTATTATGCTATGAAGATTTTAAAAGAAGAAGGTATCAAGTTATCTAAACGTATTAAATTAATTTTAGGTATTGATGAAGAATCTGGATGGAGATGTGTGAACTATTACTTTAAAAAGTATCCTCAAGCTCCAGTAGCAGGATTTATTTCTGATGCTGACTTCCCATTAATCTATGCAGAAAAAGGTATTACATCTACAATTATTCGTGGGTCATTTGATAATTCAGTGGTTCGCAAAATTGAAGGTGGTTTACGTTCAAATATGGTTCCAGAATCAGCAAGAGCCTATATTGTTAAAGATTTAGCATATAAAGAAAAATTTGAAAATTATTTAAAAGAACATAATCTAGTTGGAAAAGTAAGTGTTGATGATGAAGAATTAATCTTAGAAGTAGAAGGTAAATCAGCACACGGTTCATTACCACAAGATGGAGTAAATGCAATTCACTTAATGTTCAATGCATTAAATTATATGGGTATTTCTAATGAATTCATTGAATTTGTTAATAAATACTTAAATAATGACTATCTTGGAGTTAAATTAGGTATCGCTTATACAGACAAAGAAATGGGCGAATTAACAGTTAACTGGGGTACATTAAAAACTGAAGGTAATCGATTTGAAATTGTCTTAAATCTTCGTTATCCAAATGGTGTAAATTACCAAAAAGATGTATTTGAACATATCGAAACACTATTAATTGAAGACTACAAAGTAACTGTAGAACATCATCAAAAATTATTATATAAAGATCCAAACTCTCACTTAATTAAAACATTAATGGGAATTTATAAGAAACATACTGGCGATGAATCACCTGCAATTTCAATTGGTGGCGGAACTTTCGCAAGAGCAACTGATAATGTTGTTGCTTTTGGTCCACATTTCCCAGGTAAGCCAACTTATATTCACCAAAAGGATGAATTTATTGACATTGATGATTTAATTACAGCGACAATCATTTATACAGAAAGTTTCTATGAACTAGCAAAATAA